In the Dolichospermum flos-aquae CCAP 1403/13F genome, GATTTGTTGTCGGAAACTTGGGAAATGAGGAGAATAACTATAAATATGAGTCATGGTTATTCTCCTACTTGGTAACTTGCTTAATTAAATTAAGCAGGTACTGCTGCTGATTGGGTCAAACCAACTGCTTCAGCATACTTCAAGTAGGTTTCAACGGAAGCGATAACGATCCGAGCTTCAATTGCTAGTAATTCGATACCAACTAAGGAAACACGAACCCAAGCGTCAATTACGATACCTTTGTCGAGGATTCTATCAATAACTTCTGCCAAGCTGGAGGAAGAATTGGTCTTTTCAACTGCCATTTTTTTAATTCCTTGTGATTTGTTGTCGGAAACTTGGGAAATGAGGAGAATAACTATAAATATGAGTCATGGTTATTCTCCTACTTGGTAACTTGCTTAGATTAAGCAGGTACTGCTGCTGATTGGGTTAAACCAACTGCTTCAGCATACTTCAAGTAGGTTTCAACGGAAGCGATAACGATCCGAGCTTCAATTGCTAGTAGTTCGATACCAACTAAGGAAACACGAACCCAAGCGTCAATTACGATACCTTTGTCGAGGATTCTATCAATAACTTCTGCCAAGCTGGAGGAAGAATTGGTTTTTTCAACTGCCATTTTTTTAATTCCTTGTTATTTGTTGTCGGAAACTTGGGAAATGAGGAGAATAACTATAAATATGAGTCATGGTTATTCTCCTACTTGGTAACTTGCTTAGATTAAGCAGGTACTGCTGCTGATTGGGTTAAACCAACTGCTTCAGCATACTTCAAGTAGGTTTCAACGGAAGCGATAACGATCCGAGCTTCAATTGCTAGTAATTCGATACCAACTAAGGAAACACGAACCCAAGCGTCAATTACGATACCTTTGTCGAGGATTCTATCAATAACTTCTGCCAAGCTGGAGGAAGAATTGGTTTTTTCAACTGCCATTTTTTTAATTCCTTGTTATTTGTTGTCGGAAATTTGGGAAATGAGGAGAATAACTATAAATATGAGTCATGGTTATTCTCCTACTTGGTAACTTGCTTAATTAAGCAGGTACTGCTGCTGATTGGGTTAAACCAACTGCTTCAGCGTACTTCAAGTAGGTTTCAACGGAAGCGATAACGATCCGAGCTTCAATTGCTAATAGTTCGATACCAACTAAGGAAACACGAACCCAAGCGTCAATTACGATACCTTTGTCGAGGATTCTATCAATAACTTCTGCCAAGCTGGAGGAAGAATTGGTTTTTTCAACTGCCATTTTTTTAATTCCTTGTTGTTAGTTTTATGACTATCGGTTAAGTAATTGCTTAACCCTTAAACAAACTATCATCTAATTTTTATGATGTAAAGTAAAATTCCGTCAAGAAATGTAAAGTTTATGAGTCACAGAAAATGAGAGAAAAATGAAATTAAGTGAAAATATACATCATGCTAAATCATCAATACGTACAAAATCTGGATAGCATAATATTTTTCAAACTTAGAGACCGCTAAGAAAGTTACACAGTAATGAATTTATAGAATAACGCTTGTTTATTGCATATGATTATTATTATTATTATTATTTAATATCCGTAAAATTATTACTGTGTAAGGGTTTCATGTATAGCATTTAACGCCACTCTACGATCTATTAGCAAATCCTAGGTGGTAAAATTATCCATTAAAAATTACCTTGAAATATCTAAAAAGCACATTATATATTTTGTCTATATGACTACTATTGTATTTTTTCTATGACTACTATTGTATTTTTTCTATGACTACTATTGTATTTTCCATATGATTACTATTGTATTTTTCATAGCATACGTGGCCATACAAAACTAAGTATTTTAGCGTGATCAGATGGAATCTTGAATGCATAAAATCTTTGATAATGGTGCTTTGGAATGTCGCTAACACACCCTACGTATCCTTTCCTTTTAAAGATCAAACTGGATCTTTATATATACAGCCTAAATTACGTGAACTTTTACAAATTGTTCTAATAAAAAAAAGCTACATAAATAAGTATTAATACTCAATAATAGACGGGCAGGAAAAAACGCAGTATCTTATGTAACGAAAAGTAAACTAGTTCGTGATGGCTACTCCAATCAAATTCCTGTAGATACAAGTAATGAGACAAAATTAATTACACAAATATTTGGACTGAAATCCTTAATGGACAAAGGATTGGTAAATAAATAATAGTAATTAATTCTATCCAGGTACTTACCTCATCCATCTTGAAACCTAAAGTGAAGTTTTTGTCAGTTTAAAACCCCTTCCCTTGGTAAGGCTACGGTGTACACAGAAGTCTGATCAAGTTGCCTAACAGGGTTTTGATCCCCCCTAGCCCCCCTTAAAAAGGGGGGAAATTTTCTTGAAGTCCCCCTTGGAAAGGGGGATTTAGGGGGATCTGATGATTTGTGTGTACACGGTAGTTGGTAAGGGGAGGGTAGGTTTTGCTTTAGCAAAAC is a window encoding:
- the gvpA gene encoding gas vesicle structural protein GvpA, yielding MAVEKTNSSSSLAEVIDRILDKGIVIDAWVRVSLVGIELLAIEARIVIASVETYLKYAEAVGLTQSAAVPA
- the gvpA gene encoding gas vesicle structural protein GvpA, yielding MAVEKTNSSSSLAEVIDRILDKGIVIDAWVRVSLVGIELLAIEARIVIASVETYLKYAEAVGLTQSAAVPA
- the gvpA gene encoding gas vesicle structural protein GvpA, yielding MAVEKTNSSSSLAEVIDRILDKGIVIDAWVRVSLVGIELLAIEARIVIASVETYLKYAEAVGLTQSAAVPA
- the gvpA gene encoding gas vesicle structural protein GvpA, yielding MAVEKTNSSSSLAEVIDRILDKGIVIDAWVRVSLVGIELLAIEARIVIASVETYLKYAEAVGLTQSAAVPA